The stretch of DNA ACCGGGTGCTCGGTGATGACCTCCTCGAGCACGTCCCACACGACCGGGCGGGCACGCTCGACCATGCGCTTGGCGCTCTTGATGTTCTGCGCGTGGTTGAGGTCGACCAGCCGCTTCATGACGAACGGCTTGAACAGCTCGAGCGCCATCTGCTTGGGCAGACCGCACTGGTGCAGCTTGAGCTGCGGGCCGACGACGATGACCGAACGGCCGGAGTAGTCGACGCGCTTGCCGAGCAGGTTCTGGCGGAACCGGCCCTGCTTGCCCTTGAGCATGTCCGAGATGGACTTGAGCGGGCGGTTGCCCGGACCGGTCACCGGACGGCCGCGGCGGCCGTTGTCGAACAGCGAGTCGACGGCCTCCTGGAGCATCCGCTTCTCGTTGTTGACGATGATCTCGGGCGCGCCGAGGTCGAGCAGCCGCTTGAGGCGGTTGTTCCGGTTGATCACGCGGCGGTACAGGTCGTTCAGGTCGGAGGTGGCGAACCGGCCACCGTCGAGCTGGACCATCGGGCGCAGGTCCGGCGGGATGACCGGGACCGCGTCCAGCACCATGCCGGTCGGCGAGTTGTTGGTCGTCAGGAACGCGTTGACGACCTTGAGGCGCTTGAGGGCACGCGTCTTGCGCTGGCCCTTGCCCACCCGGATCGTCTCGCGCAGCGACGCGGCCTCGGCGTCGAGGTCGAAGGCCTCCAGGCGCTTCTTGATCGCCTGGGCACCCATCGAGCCCTCGAAGTAGTTGCCGTACCGGTCCTGCAGCTGCCGGTAGAGCATCTCGTCGCCCTCGAGGTCCGCGACCTTGAGGTTCTTGAACCGGTCCCACACCGTCTCGAGGCGCTCGAGCTCGGTGTCGGCACGCTTGCGCAGCTGCGCCATCTCGCGCTCCGCGGAGTCGCGCACCTTGCGACGGGCGTCCGCCTTGGCACCCTCGGCCTCGAGCTCGGCCAGGTCGGCCTCGAGCTTGGCGGCGCGGGTGTTGATGTCGTTGTCGCGGCGGTCCGCGATCTCCTTCTTCTCCAGGTCGATCTCGTTCTGGAGGTTCGGGAGGTCCTCGGCGCGGCCGTCCTCGTCCACCCACGTGATCATGTAGGCGGCGAAGTAGATGACCTTCTCCAGGTCCTTCGGCGCGAGGTCGAGCAGGTAGCCCAGGCGCGACGGCACACCCTTGAAGAACCAGATGTGCGTCACGGGAGCGGCCAGCTCGATGTGGCCCATGCGCTCGCGGCGCACCTTGGACCGGGTCACCTCGACGCCGCAGCGCTCGCAGATGATGCCCTTGAAGCGCACGCGCTTGTACTTGCCGCAGTAGCACTCCCAGTCCCGGGTGGGACCGAAGATCTTCTCGCAGAACAGGCCATCCTTCTCCGGCTTCAGGGTCCGGTAGTTGATGGTCTCGGGCTTCTTCACCTCACCGTGCGACCAGGCACGGATGTCGTCGGCCGTGGCCAGGCCGATGCGCAGCTCGTCGAAGACGTTGACGTCGAGCAAGGGGTCCTACTTCCTTCGCATGCCGGCCTCGCGCTGTGCGGGCCGACGGACGGAATGGTGCAAGGGGTGCGGGCTGACGGTGCGGGCCCCGCGTGGACGGGGCCCGCACCGGGCTCGTCGTCAGATCTCTTCGACGCTGCTCGCGTTGGGGCGGCGCGACAGGTCGATGCCGAGCTCCTCCGCCGCGCGGTAGACCTCGTCGTCGTTCTCCTTCATGTCGATGGAGACGCCGTCCGAGGAGAGCACCTCGACGTTCAGGCAGAGCGACTGCATCTCCTTCAGCAGCACCTTGAACGACTCCGGGATGCCCGAGTCGGGGATGTTCTCGCCCTTGACGATCGCCTCGTAGACCTTCACGCGGCCCGGGACGTCGTCGGACTTGATGGTGAGCAGCTCCTGCAACGTGTACGCGGCGCCGTACGCCTCGAGCGCCCACACCTCCATCTCGCCGAACCGCTGGCCACCGAACTGGGCCTTACCGCCCAGGGGCTGCTGCGTGATCATCGAGTACGGACCGGTCGAACGGGCGTGGATCTTGTCGTCGACCAGGTGGTGGAGCTTGAGGATGTACATGTAGCCGACGGCCACCGGGTCCGGGAACGGCTCGCCGGAGCGGCCGTCGAACAGCCGGGCCTTGCCGTCGTGACCGACCATCCGCTCGCCGTCGCGGTTCGGCAGCGTGGAGCCGAGCAGACCCGTGAGGGTCTGCTCCGGCACGCCGTCGAACACGGGGGTGGCGACCGGGGTGCCGGGCGCGGACTTCGCCGCGATGGCCGGGACCTCGTCCCGCCACTGCACGTCGCCCTCCGCGAGCGAGATGTCCCAGCCCTGCTTGGCGATCCACCCGAGGTGGACCTCGAGCACCTGGCCGACGTTCATGCGGCCGGGCACACCCATCGGGTTCAGGACGATGTCGACCGGCGTCCCGTCCTCGAGGAACGGCATGTCCTCGGGGGGCAGGATGATCGAGATGACGCCCTTGTTGCCGTGACGACCGGCCAGCTTGTCACCGGCAGTGATCTTGCGGCGCTGGGCGATGTACACCCGGACCAGCTCGTTCACGCCGGCGGGCAGCTCGTCGCCGTCCTCGCGGTTGAAGGTGCGCACCTCGATGACCGTGCCGGACTCGCCGTGCGGCACCTTCAGCGACGTGTCGCGGACCTCGCGGGCCTTCTCTCCGAAGATCGCGCGCAGCAGGCGCTCCTCCGGGGTCAGCTCGGTCTCGCCCTTGGGGGTGACCTTGCCGACCAGGATGTCGCCGGCGTTCACCTCGGCGCCGATGCGGATGATCCCGCGCTCGTCGAGGTCGGCCAGCACCTCCTCGGAGACGTTCGGGATGTCCCGCGTGATCTCCTCGGGGCCCAGCTTGGTGTCGCGGGCGTCGACCTCGTGCTCCTCGATGTGGATCGAGGAGAGCACGTCCTCCTGCACCAGGCGCTGGCTCAGGATGATCGCGTCCTCGTAGTTGTGGCCCTCCCACGACATGAACGCGACCAGCAGGTTGCGACCGAGCGCGAGCTCGCCACCGTCCGTCGCCGGGCCGTCGGCCAGCACGGAGCCGGCCTCGACACGGTCGCCCTCGTTGACCAGGACACGCTGGTTGTAGCTGGTGCCCTGGTTGGAACGGCGGAACTTGGCCACCCGGTAGGAGCCGGTGGTCGCGTCGTCGTGCGCGATGGTGATCAGGTCGGCCGAGACCTCGGAGACCACACCCGGCTTCTCGGAGACGATGACGTCGCCCGCGTCGACCGCCGCACGCCACTCCATGCCGGTGCCGACCAGCGGCGCCTCGGAACGGACCAGCGGCACGGCCTGGCGCTGCATGTTCGCGCCCATGAGGGCACGGTTGGCGTCGTCGTGCTCGAGGAACGGGATCAGCGCCGTGGCGACGGAGACCATCTGCCGCGGGGAGACGTCCATGTAGTCGACGTTCTCGCCCGCGACGTACTCGATCTCGCCGCCCTTGACGCGGACCAGCACGCGCTCCTCGGCGAAGGTGTTGTCCGCCTTCAGCTCGGCGTTGGCCTGCGCGATGACGTGACGGTCCTCGTCGTCGGCGGTGAGGTAGTGCACCTCGTCCGTGACGACACCGTTGACGACCTTGCGGTACGGGGTCTCCACGAAGCCGAACGGGTTGATCCGGCCGTAGGTCGCGAGCGAGCCGATCAGACCGATGTTCGGACCCTCAGGGGTCTCGATCGGGCACATGCGGCCGTAGTGCGACGGGTGGACGTCACGGACCTCCATGCCGGCGCGGTCGCGGGACAGACCACCGGGGCCCAGGGCCGACAGGCGACGCTTGTGCGTCAGGCCGGCGAGCGGGTTGTTCTGGTCCATGAACTGCGACAGCTGGCTGGTGCCGAAGAACTCCTTGATGGAGGCGACGACCGGCCGGATGTTGATCAGGGTCTGCGGCGTGATCGCCTCGACGTCCTGGGTGGTCATCCGCTCGCGGACGACGCGCTCCATCCGGGACAGGCCCGTGCGGACCTGGTTCTGGATCAGCTCGCCGACGGCGCGGATGCGCCGGTTGCCGAAGTGGTCGATGTCGTCCGTCTCGACGCGGACCTCGATCGCCTCACCGTTGCGCACGCCCGCCATCGAGGTGCGGTCGATGTGCAGGCTGGCCAGGTACTTGATCGTGGCGACTATGTCCTCGCGGGACAGCACCGAGTCGCTCAGCGCGGCGTCGCGGCCCAGCTTCTTGTTCAGCTTGTAGCGGCCGACCTTCGCCAGGTCGTAGCGCTTGGGGTTGAAGTAGAAGTTGTCCAGCAGCGCACGGCCGGCCTCGACCGTCGGCGGCTCGCCCGGGCGGATCTTGCGGTACAGGTCGAGCAGGGACTCGTCCTGCGTCTGCACGTGGTCCTTGTCCAGCGTGTCGAGCACGGCCGGGAAGTCCGCGAACTCGGCACGGATCTCGGAGTCCGTCATGCCGAGCGCCTTGAGCAGCACGGTGGCGTTCTGCTTGCGCTTGCGGTCGACGCGCACACCGACGTTGTCGCGCTTGTCGATCTCGAACTCGAGCCAGGCCCCGCGGCTCGGGATCATCTTCGCGGTCAGGACGTCCTTGTCGCTGGTCTTGTCGGCGACGCGCTCGAAGTACACGCCCGGCGAGCGGACCAGCTGGGAGACGACGACACGCTCGGTGCCGTTGATGATGAACGTGCCCTTGTCGGTCATCAGCGGGAAGTCGCCCATGAACACGGTCTGGCTCTTGATCTCACCAGTCGTGTAGTTGACGAACTCCGCCGTGACGAAGAGCGGTGCGGCGAAGGTGAAGTCCTTCTCCTTGCACTCGTCGGCCGTGTACTTCGCCGGCTCGAAGCGGTGCTCGCGGAAGGAGAGGGACATCGAACCGCCGAAGTCCTCGATCGGGGAGATCTCCTCGAAGATCTCCTCCAGACCGGCGGTCTGCGGGACGTCCTGGCGTCCCGTCTCGAGCGCGGCGGCCACCCGGGCCTGCCAGCGCTCGTTGCCGAGCAGCCAGTCGAAGCTCTCGGTCTGCAGCCCGAGCAGGTCCGGCACCTCGAGGGGCTCGGAGATCCTGGCGAAGGAGATGCGGCGAGAAGCGGTGCGAGTGGCGATGGCGTCGGCGGAGGGTGCAGAAGGGGTGCGCGAGGCAGCCAAGAGGGGTCCTTCCCTGCGGATCGAGTGCACGCTGCGCCGGTCCCGGCGAGATACGACCCCCCGGCCTCGGAACCACCCGGCGTCGCGCACGAACGACGAAAGGAAGGCTCGGGTTATACGGGATCGCGGACACAGGCCAGCGCAAAGCGCGAGCATACTCGCTTCGGCGCACGCCGTCCAGCAGCGCACTCCCTCGTACACTCTCCGGCCGCTGCCCCGCGACCGACCACCACGCCCCCGACCCGATCGGCCGTGGACCTCAGGACACCGATGCCGGCGCCGTTGCCGTCCCCCCGCTGTCCCGCATGCTCACTCGTCGTGCTCCCGGCGGGCGAGCCCGACGGGTGCGGCCCGGTGAGCCGTGAGGCCCGGTCCGGTGTCGCCGCGGCCCATGATGGCACACGACGGTCCGCGCCGCCGCAGGCGCCCCTCGATCGGTGGACAGGGACGCCGGGCACGACGAGGGCCCGCCCCCACGTGCGGGGACGGGCCCTCGTGCTGCCGGCGGCCGCGTCAGCGCGCGACCGCCGAGGGGGTCACTTGACCGAGACGGTCGCGCCAGCGCCCTCGAGGGCGGCGACGGCCTTGTCCGCGGCCTCCTTGTTGACACCCTCGAGAACCGGCTTCGGGGCGCCGTCGACGAGGTCCTTGGCCTCCTTCAGGCCGAGGCTCGTCAGGGCGCGCACCTCCTTGATGACCTGGATCTTCTTGTCGCCGACGGTCTCGAGGACGACGTCGAAGGAGGTCTTCTCCTCGACCTCCTCGGCCTCGGCGGCGCCACCGGCGGCCGGCGCGGACGCGACGGCGACGGGGGCGGCGGCGGTGACCTCGAAGGTCTCCTCGAACGCCTTGACGAACTCGGACAGCTCGATGAGCGTGAGCTCCTTGAACGCGTCGATGAGCTCGGCGGTGGACAGCTTCGCCATGGTGGCGGTTCCTTCCGTGTGGGCCCGCCGGTCGCGGCGACCGGCGGTGATGCTGGGGTTACGGGGTACGGCCGGAGCGGAAGCTCAGGCCGCGGACTGCTCGGACTCGTCGCGCTTGGCGCGCAGGGCCTCGACGGTGCGGACGGCCTGGGCCGCCGGCGCCGTGAACAGGTAAGCGGCCTGGTAGAGCTTGGCCTTCATCGCGCCGGCCGCCTTGGCCAGCAGAACCTCGCGGGACTCGAGGTCCGCGAGCTTGGTGACGTCCGCCGCGGTCAGGGAGCGGCCGTCGAGCACGCCCCCCTTGATGACCAGGGCGGGGTTCGCCTTGGCGAAGTCACGCAGACCCTTGGCGGTCGCAACCGGGTCACCGGTGACGAAGGCGATGGCGGACGGGCCCTTCAGCTCGTCCGCGAAGCCCTCGAGCCCGGCGTCCCTGGCCGCGATCGCGGTCAGCGTGTTCTTCACCACGGCGTAGTTCGCGTTACCGCTGAGCGCCTTACGCAGCGACTTGAGCTGCGCGACGGTGAGCCCGCGGTACTCGGTCAGCAGCGCCGCGTTCGACCCACGGAACTGCTCCGTGAGCTCAGCGACCGCGGCTGCCTTGTCCGGCCTCGCCATGACGATCCTTCCGATGGTGGTGCCGCCGGTCTCCAGACGCACGACGAGCCCCGGCGCAGGCGCGGGGCTCGGACGGGCTGCGCGCACGACGGCGCGGGACCGGGAACACTCACCTGCGCCGGTCTCCGCGTGAGCGGGACTTCGGACGACGGGTCGGTCCCGCGGGGCGGGCACGACGAGCCGACGACCGGCGGTCTTGGGCGCGTCAACGGTACGGCACGGTTCGGTGACAACCAAATCCCGGTCGTCCGGCCGGGGGGTGCGGGGTTCAGACGGGGGCGCCGAACACCTGCAGGGGGACGTGCTGACCGGTGACGGCCAGGTCCTCGGCCGTGGCCCGGGCCAGAGCAGGGGCGATCGGCTCCCCGTCGCGGAGCAGCTGGTGCGCCCGCGTCATCACCCGTATCGCCGTGTCGTCGGGCAGCGGCGCCGTCGCGGCGAC from Cellulomonas sp. NTE-D12 encodes:
- the rpoB gene encoding DNA-directed RNA polymerase subunit beta, with the translated sequence MAASRTPSAPSADAIATRTASRRISFARISEPLEVPDLLGLQTESFDWLLGNERWQARVAAALETGRQDVPQTAGLEEIFEEISPIEDFGGSMSLSFREHRFEPAKYTADECKEKDFTFAAPLFVTAEFVNYTTGEIKSQTVFMGDFPLMTDKGTFIINGTERVVVSQLVRSPGVYFERVADKTSDKDVLTAKMIPSRGAWLEFEIDKRDNVGVRVDRKRKQNATVLLKALGMTDSEIRAEFADFPAVLDTLDKDHVQTQDESLLDLYRKIRPGEPPTVEAGRALLDNFYFNPKRYDLAKVGRYKLNKKLGRDAALSDSVLSREDIVATIKYLASLHIDRTSMAGVRNGEAIEVRVETDDIDHFGNRRIRAVGELIQNQVRTGLSRMERVVRERMTTQDVEAITPQTLINIRPVVASIKEFFGTSQLSQFMDQNNPLAGLTHKRRLSALGPGGLSRDRAGMEVRDVHPSHYGRMCPIETPEGPNIGLIGSLATYGRINPFGFVETPYRKVVNGVVTDEVHYLTADDEDRHVIAQANAELKADNTFAEERVLVRVKGGEIEYVAGENVDYMDVSPRQMVSVATALIPFLEHDDANRALMGANMQRQAVPLVRSEAPLVGTGMEWRAAVDAGDVIVSEKPGVVSEVSADLITIAHDDATTGSYRVAKFRRSNQGTSYNQRVLVNEGDRVEAGSVLADGPATDGGELALGRNLLVAFMSWEGHNYEDAIILSQRLVQEDVLSSIHIEEHEVDARDTKLGPEEITRDIPNVSEEVLADLDERGIIRIGAEVNAGDILVGKVTPKGETELTPEERLLRAIFGEKAREVRDTSLKVPHGESGTVIEVRTFNREDGDELPAGVNELVRVYIAQRRKITAGDKLAGRHGNKGVISIILPPEDMPFLEDGTPVDIVLNPMGVPGRMNVGQVLEVHLGWIAKQGWDISLAEGDVQWRDEVPAIAAKSAPGTPVATPVFDGVPEQTLTGLLGSTLPNRDGERMVGHDGKARLFDGRSGEPFPDPVAVGYMYILKLHHLVDDKIHARSTGPYSMITQQPLGGKAQFGGQRFGEMEVWALEAYGAAYTLQELLTIKSDDVPGRVKVYEAIVKGENIPDSGIPESFKVLLKEMQSLCLNVEVLSSDGVSIDMKENDDEVYRAAEELGIDLSRRPNASSVEEI
- the rplL gene encoding 50S ribosomal protein L7/L12, coding for MAKLSTAELIDAFKELTLIELSEFVKAFEETFEVTAAAPVAVASAPAAGGAAEAEEVEEKTSFDVVLETVGDKKIQVIKEVRALTSLGLKEAKDLVDGAPKPVLEGVNKEAADKAVAALEGAGATVSVK
- the rplJ gene encoding 50S ribosomal protein L10 — its product is MARPDKAAAVAELTEQFRGSNAALLTEYRGLTVAQLKSLRKALSGNANYAVVKNTLTAIAARDAGLEGFADELKGPSAIAFVTGDPVATAKGLRDFAKANPALVIKGGVLDGRSLTAADVTKLADLESREVLLAKAAGAMKAKLYQAAYLFTAPAAQAVRTVEALRAKRDESEQSAA